DNA sequence from the Thauera sedimentorum genome:
CGGACTCGAGCTCGGTGGCCACGCAGGCAAACGGCATGGAGAGGCGCTGGAAGTCGCTGGCGATGAAATGGCGGGCACAGTACTGGATGACCTTGTCACCCCGGATCAAGCCGCCCTTGAGGCCGATGTCGAGCATCGACACCACGCCCTGCCAGTCGAGCGACTCAGTCCACTTGGTGAGTTCGGCCAGTTTCCCGGACGCGTAGGCCGCGCCCACCAGGGCGCCGATCGAGCACCCGGAGATCACATCGGGCCGTACGCCCTCGCTTTCCAGCGCAGCCAGCACGCCGAGATGCGCCCACCCCCGAGCGGCCCCGCCACCCAGCGCCACGCCGACCACCGGGCCGGATCCGTTGCGCGGGGCGAAGGCGAGGTCGAGCATCGGCGCCCCCTCCGGTCAGTCCAGCCGTTCGGCGTAGAGGTCGTGGACGTCGCAGTCGGTAATGCGCACGCGGACGAAGTCGCCCGGCTCGAGCCCCTCGCCGTCCGGGATGATCACCAGGCCATCGATCTCCGGCGCATCGCCCGGCGAACGGGCCAATGCGCCGTCCTCATCGACATCGTCGACCAGCACGGTCATCTCACGGCCGATCCTGGCTTCGAGACGCTGCGTGGAGATGTCCTCCTGGAAAGACATCAGGCGCATGCGGCGCTCCTCGCGGACATCCTCGGGCACCGGGTCGGCCAGCTCGTTGGCCGCCGCGCCTTCGACAGGCGAGTACGCAAACGCGCCGACGCGATCCAGCTGGGCGTCGTCGAGGAACTGCAGCAGCTGCTCGAAATCCTCTTCGGTCTCGCCCGGGAAGCCGGTGATGAAGGTCGAGCGGATGGTCAGTTCGGGGCAGATGCTGCGCCACTTGCGGATGCGCTCGAGCACGTTCTCGGCGTTGGCCGGGCGCTTCATCGCCTTGAGGATGCGCGGGCTGGCGTGCTGGAAGGGTACGTCGAGGTAGGGCAGGATCTTGCCCTCGGCCATCAGGGGAATCAGCTCGTCCACGCTCGGGTACGGATAGACGTAGTGCATGCGGATCCAGATGCCCAGCTCGCCGAGCGCATTGGCGAGATCCAGCAGGCGGGTCTTCACCGGCTTGCCGCCCCAGAAGCCGGTGCGGTACTTCACGTCCACGCCGTAGGCGCTGGTGTCCTGGGAGATCACCAGGATCTCCTTGACGCCCGCGTCGGCCAGCGCCTCGGCCTCCCGCATGACTTCGTGGATCGGCCGGCTCACCAGGTCGCCGCGCATCGAGGGGATGATGCAGAAGGTGCAACGATGATTGC
Encoded proteins:
- the rimO gene encoding 30S ribosomal protein S12 methylthiotransferase RimO; this translates as MNQHISQGVPRVGFVSLGCPKATSDSEHILTRLRAEGYEISGSYDEADLVVVNTCGFIDAAVEESLGAIGEALAENGKVIVTGCLGAKDDVVLAAHPQVLAVTGPHATEEVMQAVHRHLPKPHDPFVDLVPAQGIRLTPPHYAYLKISEGCNHRCTFCIIPSMRGDLVSRPIHEVMREAEALADAGVKEILVISQDTSAYGVDVKYRTGFWGGKPVKTRLLDLANALGELGIWIRMHYVYPYPSVDELIPLMAEGKILPYLDVPFQHASPRILKAMKRPANAENVLERIRKWRSICPELTIRSTFITGFPGETEEDFEQLLQFLDDAQLDRVGAFAYSPVEGAAANELADPVPEDVREERRMRLMSFQEDISTQRLEARIGREMTVLVDDVDEDGALARSPGDAPEIDGLVIIPDGEGLEPGDFVRVRITDCDVHDLYAERLD